DNA sequence from the Lycium barbarum isolate Lr01 chromosome 5, ASM1917538v2, whole genome shotgun sequence genome:
GAAATTTGCATAAAAAActtcatatcatatcatgatttcaaatctcaaattcttCAAAAAGTAGGATTTGAGATTTCAAATTgtgattttaaattttttttaaatgtaaaacttgacccataattTATATTTTGTCAAAAAAGATTCAttagttggtagatatattttttatatataaaacttGACTCAAAATAACCATTGGCTGAGCCGGATTTGCGATAagagggttcaaaatataaaaaactaaacacacgaagaagcccaagggggttcaacatctatcaTCATAAAAActaattttaaccatgtataaataGTATAATTTTCCGCCGATGAACCCCTTTAGCTGTATGTGGCTCCGCCCCTTAAAATAACAATGTTGGTTCGTCTTGTTGGTCAAAATGCATGCTGAACGTGAAGAGATTGTCTGTATCACGTGGAAGGATTATATTTAAATAGTAGTTACACTataactcatgttcaattttacTTTTACTATCAACATATATTGTACTTCTTTAGAATGACGTTCTGGTAGCATATTAACTTTattatgaaatatgatttgcTCATTTAATAAGATTTTATTagaattaaatttttttttttaataattttcacaatttgtgatgttttcatatttatcacaaaaaatacaacttaaaaaattATAATTATATGCTCAAACAAAACTTCAAATTAAAATGGACTTGATTTCAATTCATGTCCTAGCCTAAATAGCTGTCTGGGACTGGAGGCGAAAATACTTAAGCAAATATAACAAAAAggacaaacaaaacaaaacaagaaaACGCCTTGTGGAAAATCAATTTAAATTGAAACCTTTTCCTTCACTGCCTTTTCCTTGTCACACAAGCACTACTCCGACGATCGTACGGTCACTATTCTCCGGCGATGTCTCTCATCACTCCTCCACCGATAGATGTAAataatcttcatcttcatctctcTTTAGTTTTTACTCTGTTATTTCATTTGCTTTTACAGTTTTACTCTgctttgcgttttttttttttttttgtttacagtAGCTTTCCTCGGTGTAGTTTTGAAAATATATGTTCTGATGTGATTGCGTTGTGCAGTTGACCTAAAATTTCTTATAAAAATGTGATTTTTTGTGTgtattcattttgttttttacaGTTTCACTCTGTTTTGCATATTTTTTGCTTACAGTAGCTTGTCTCGGTGTAGTTTTGAAAATATATGTGCTGAATATAGTCTGCTGTGATTGCGGTGTGAAGTTGACCTAAAATTTCTTATAAAAACGCCATTGTGTTGTGCAGTTTGACTTAAATTTTTTTGTTAAAAATGTGATTGTTGTATTTATCACTTCGTTTTTACAGTTTCAATCAGTTTGCATATATTTTGTGTATTCTCGTTGTAGTTGTGAAAATACATGTGTTGAATGTAGTCCGCTGTGATTCTGTGTGAAGTTGACCTAAAATTTCTCATAAAAATGGGATTTTTTGTGTgtattcattttgttttttacaGTTTCACTCTGTTTTGCATATTTTTTGCTTACAGTAGCTTTTCTCGGTGTAACCCtgaggggttggcctggtggcaattgaGTTGAGCCTTGgcgtgctccctttcaaggtctcaagttcgaaacccgctgggtgcaaacaatttctgagggccatcggactggggaaaccctgaattacccatggtgcacttgcgggaaactccttgccgagggcctgtgcacccccgggattagtcggggctcaaagagactcggacacccggcgctaatcaaaaaaaaaaaaaaagtagctttTCTCGGTGTAGTTTTGAAAATATATGTGCTGAATATAGTGCTGTGATTGTGGTGCGAAGTTGACCTCAAATTTGTTTAAAAAATGTGATTATTGTATGTATTCACTTTGCTGCAGGGAATAAAAACTCTCAAAGTTTCTTTTTATCGTGCTAGCGAAGATGAAGTGAGTGCTGAAAGGCGTTCTTTATGATTTGATGATGCATTTCTTTCTCACCTCTCTGTAATATAAATATAATCTTGGGACTTACCATTTTCAGGTGACTATCCATTTTATCACATTGCCAAAACAAAGTACCGTAGGAGATGTTCTTAATGACCTGAAAACGAAGGTACTTTGGTGTTTTCTTGTGGTTTAGAACTGGATTTCTTTGAACTTTCTCCCCCTCTCTACACATAAGTAAAAAGTCTATAAAACATGTCGCAGGAACTAGGAGAGATGGGAAAAACTGACCTTTTCTCTTCTCTAGAAAGAGAATCACTCATCTTATCTCTTGTTGTTATGGTGCAGGTTGAATTGTCCAGGCTGGATGCTGAACTAAGATTGCTGGAAGTTTTTTACCACAAGATATTTAAGGTACTATGATGTCGTGTAACTTCCTTTACACTGTGGTTTGGGTCTGCTGAGATGCTTCTTGCTTCTCTGTACTCAATCAGCCCAGTGGTTGTAAATTTAATCTCTTTcacttatttcttttcttttttttttcctaatggACACTGTTATATGGTGCTGAAGGCAGTAGAGGATAACCAACAAATATTAGTttaaagaaaagaagaatattagACACGTGTCTTTatttatgtatgttattgaacAATAATGTAGCTATACGTCTGTTTGTGTGTCATTAAATTGTGGATATATGTTTTGTCGAAGGAGGGTAAGAAATTCATTAAAGGACATGATATAACTGTGTTTTCCAGTGTGCTCCTTGGTAGCATTTGTAACCTTGCATCCATATTTTACTGCAGATTTTTCCCCTTGATGAAAGGATTGAGAACATTAATGATCAATACTGGACGTTACGTGCAGAGGAGGTACGTTTTGATATCTGATGTTTGCTTCCTTAGTTTATTCACAAGAGCAGGGTAGGATTTTACCTTTGGGCAATGGATCTTTATGAATGTCACTCATTTCACTGTTTTTTCTTTATTCATTTCGAGCTTCAATCTTCGTGATTGTTGCTGTCTTTCCCTGCTTGTCCATCTAGCATATTGCATTGAGACGTGACATATTTAATGTTTGGTCATTTGAATATTTGGTATCTTCTTTACCTCTCTTTGTTTACATCCGTCATAGTgttatgatgttgttgatatacCATTAGTATGTTTTATTATCTACAATCCGTGTTTTCTTTTATGAGATAAAAGTTTATTAATAAAGTACCAAGATGGTGGCATCTAAAGAACTATGAAACCACCTACTATCCTTTCCCTTCCAACAAATCCAGAAAGTCCATATACTGATTCAGATTCACTAAGGGACTACTTTTACGCCAGTAATACAGATTATGGAGACAAAATTGATTCTAGATATGTGGTTTCTATGCCCATCAAAGAAAGCATTGTTCTTCTATAGCCATAAAGTCCATAAGATGGACAATATAATGGTTCTCCATATCTGCTTCAGCCTTCTAGGTACCTTTGAGCTTGATTATCTTCCAATAAACCTTTTATTCACTGAGGCATCACACAAGAAATGCTACAGATGTTCAAAAATAATTCCCAGCATTGTCTAGATACACTACTATGGAAGAAAAGATGATTCACTGTTTCCTGGTCTTCTTCACACGGATAACATCTATTACCAGTGGTGGATGTAGAGCACAAGCACTGGGTTCATCTGAACCCAATGTTTTTGAAAcggtgtgtatacatatataatatatgaaAAATTACTAAAAATGTTaacaaatactccctccatcccaatttatgtggcactgttTGACAAGGCACAatgtttaagaaagaaagactttttaAATGTGGTCCGAAACAAACTTTAGACATTTCTGTGACTATAAAATTCTTTGTTAAGGGTAAAAGGGAAATTTTAAAGTTGTTTCTAATTACagaaaggtgacattctttttgggacggacTTAAAAGGAAAATGTGTCACATAAACTGGGACAGAGAGTGTTAGATTTTGAACCTATAATTTCAAAAGAGCAATGGGCTCAGTTGTAAGAAGCTAAAGATTGACCCATCAAATTACAATCCTGGATCTTCCTTTATATGTTACATAAAGTGAAGCCTCTTTTCTGCAAGCTTTCTCGAGTCAAACAAGCCTCCCAAGTTTCTGTCCACCCAAAGCATGCTACCTTACCTTGAACATTTGTCTTCCAAATCATCTTCCAAGGCCAATTAGCACCCCAGTGAACTAACTTCTTTATCAACATGTTATTACAATTTTAACAGAACTTTTTTTTATCGCCACTAACTTCTCAGATCAGTGAATCCACCTTACTTTGATCAATTGTGACTGATTTTAACTGCTGAGATAATTGACCGAAATCCTCTACCTCCCAATCATAAAAATCTCTTTGTTCTATTTGCCACCCCGATTTGAGTATAAACTTGTAGTAGTCGTAGCATAGATTTTATTGACGTTGCATTACTGACACGCTTTTTGCATTACAGATTCCTGAAGAGGAGAAAAACCTGGATCCTCATAGTCACTTAATTCATGTTTATCATTTTATGACGGACACAGCTCAAAATCAAGCAGTAAGTACATGTGTAAAATTATTGTTGCAATAATTGTTTATTTCTGGGTAGGTTCTTCCTCGAATTATTTGTTTTTGGTtcctctctcttcttttttttttaactccttTCTCTTAAGTTTAGCAAGTACAGAACTTTGGTGAGCCCTTTTTCCTGGTTATTCATGAGGGTGAGACATGGACTGAAGTTAAAGCTCACATTCAGGGAAAATTGCAGGTTTCAGATGAGGAGTTTTCCGAGGTGTTTGGTCGTCCTGCCTTTGCATTTGTCATATTTTACCGGGAATTGTCATCTTGAAAATTTATGAGTCATTTTTTGGGTAAAGTTTATAATTGTGCTCTCCAGAGCCTCTGACATGTGGTACTTTTGCTTTGCAGTGGAaatttgcatttgtatccctggGTCGTCCCCAGTACCTCCAGGACTCGGATATTGTGTACAACCTTTTTGACGTATGTGGTGCTTCCTTTCCATCTTTGTCGATGCATAGTTCTCCTCATATGTGTTTGGGTATCCTAATTTTCTAATTGGTTTCCAGAGAAGGGGTGTGTATGGTGCTTGGGAGCAGTACCTTGGATTAGAGCACAGTGACAATGCTCCAAATGATCATGCTGCCAAGTCCAACGGTATGCACTATGCTTATGCGCGAGTTGTCACAGCATATCTATGAGAAACCTTCTGAAATTTTTTAGGTGTGTAGAACTGTGACGGAGCATGAATTTTGACAATATTGTGGAAAGAAAATTGCGCTTGGCTGGGGGAAATACAGAAGCCAATTATTCCAGTTTCCTAACTTTTCATGGGGTGAAGAAACAAAACTTTTGAGGGTTTCTTTTGTTTTATGGTGTGCGGTTGAGCAAGGGTTCGAGCCATGGAAACtgccactaatgcttgcattaggatAGGTTGTCTAGATCACATCCCTTGGTGTGTGGCCCTTTCTCGGACCATGCTAATGCAGGATGCGTTGTGCACGGGGCTGCCCTTTATTGCATAGTAGCTATATAGACAGGCTACTATGCAATCATAAAGATCACAccacttcttttcttttttttttcttttttttcttttttttctttcaattttttcttttttgtttatcaTCCGGTATCCTGTACTCGCATCGGGCTCGCAACTAATCCGGATTCACCTCATAAGATTATTAAAGGGCGCAACGCTTCCTATTAGGATGTTTTCCATACATAGGGATCGCATCAGAGACCTCTAGTTAAGGATAGATCCTTAGTAGTAAGATCACATTGCTTATTAATCCATTTTACTTGAATACAGGTCATTTATAGATTGGCTGGGGCCTAGGAGGACCACTGCTCAGGCATAGTTATTGGGAGCAGAATAAAGTAGTGGACTTGCTTGCGAAGAGcttgaaaacaattttttatTCTATAAGACTAGGTGGGTGGTGCCCGTGCACACGGGCGACTGTGCTACTCATTGTTTGTGTTGTATGCACAGCTATACAAGAAAATATTCCCATACTCATTTCAAGTGTATTGTCACACTGATTAAATGTACACAAAAATAACACTTGATACTACTTTCATGCATTGAGAGACAAAACTATACCAAATATCTAATAGATAATAAATATCCACTTTTGAGTGTAAGGACTATTTCAAAGCTTCTGTATCAGATATCTTTTTTCTTCAAGCTTCAGTAGATCATCTTTCACCCTGCCTCAGCCACTTTGACCTTTTTCGATTTCAAGAAACACAAGGCTGGAGGAAATATAAGAGCCTCTGTCAAGAAAGATGACAAAAAATTAACAGTGAAAATGTAAGCGTTCACAATATGTCTTTCCCAAGCAACACGTAGGCCATAGCTGCCTACATCACATTTTCGCAGATGTTTGGTACTTTTTTACTTTCTTCTTGCTCTCCAGCTGTACCTTTCTTtagaaatcataaatttcatagaTAATAATTTAAACTAAGTGGTCAAAGCTCATTCAAGAGGTTTTCTTTTAAGAAGCCAATTGTGTTTATAGCATTATCAGCCAAGTCTAGAAATTCAAGTAGTTGTATAATGCGGCAAACTGTAATACACACTGGTAACAGGTAAATATCGAGATCATGGAAAGCCAGATAAAAGAAAGGCTTACAATTTGATCTGCTATGTTTTCAACTGCATTAAGTGCTTCTTTAACAGACTGTCTTTGTTGGAGTTGAAACACAACCTGcaagagaaaaggaccaaaatcatacattatgtttgggtttggatcaaaatcatacatattctttcacatggagcactaatagtacattatgtttgcataagtggtgcacttttagtcaaaatcccaaatatttttttagaaatttaacggaaatgaacaaaaatgcccctgaacttttagaaaaggtataaaaatacccgttatttatctattttgctaaaactacccctcaattcaactttttg
Encoded proteins:
- the LOC132640131 gene encoding ubiquitin C-terminal hydrolase 12-like isoform X2; amino-acid sequence: MSLITPPPIDGIKTLKVSFYRASEDEVTIHFITLPKQSTVGDVLNDLKTKVELSRLDAELRLLEVFYHKIFKIFPLDERIENINDQYWTLRAEEIPEEEKNLDPHSHLIHVYHFMTDTAQNQAQVQNFGEPFFLVIHEGETWTEVKAHIQGKLQVSDEEFSEWKFAFVSLGRPQYLQDSDIVYNLFDRRGVYGAWEQYLGLEHSDNAPNDHAAKSNGHL
- the LOC132640131 gene encoding ubiquitin C-terminal hydrolase 12-like isoform X1; translated protein: MSLITPPPIDGIKTLKVSFYRASEDEVTIHFITLPKQSTVGDVLNDLKTKVELSRLDAELRLLEVFYHKIFKIFPLDERIENINDQYWTLRAEEIPEEEKNLDPHSHLIHVYHFMTDTAQNQAQVQNFGEPFFLVIHEGETWTEVKAHIQGKLQVSDEEFSEWKFAFVSLGRPQYLQDSDIVYNLFDRRGVYGAWEQYLGLEHSDNAPNDHAAKSNGMHYAYARVVTAYL
- the LOC132640131 gene encoding ubiquitin C-terminal hydrolase 12-like isoform X3, with amino-acid sequence MSLITPPPIDVTIHFITLPKQSTVGDVLNDLKTKVELSRLDAELRLLEVFYHKIFKIFPLDERIENINDQYWTLRAEEIPEEEKNLDPHSHLIHVYHFMTDTAQNQAQVQNFGEPFFLVIHEGETWTEVKAHIQGKLQVSDEEFSEWKFAFVSLGRPQYLQDSDIVYNLFDRRGVYGAWEQYLGLEHSDNAPNDHAAKSNGMHYAYARVVTAYL